In Microbacterium sp. SLBN-146, one genomic interval encodes:
- a CDS encoding GH1 family beta-glucosidase, producing MSTTAERPFPSNFLFGAATAAFQIEGAAFEDGRRASIWDTFARVPGAVINADNGDVACDHYHLYRDDVALMKDMGLQTYRFSTSWSRVRPDGGAVNALGLDFYKRLVDELLAADILPWLTLYHWDLPQALQDRGGWTVRDTAERFTEYALTMHDALGDRVNVWTTLNEPWCSSFLSYTAGLHAPGHYSMREGLLASHHLLLGHGQVVQELRSRDASLDLGITLNFTVADPADPQNPADVDAARRLDGQHNRWFLDPVFRGSYPADIVEDFRAKDAAAVEAFEAAVLPGDLDTISAHIDALGVNYYHGDLVSAEPPANPPKGGDAPTDRRGESPFPAGSGHPNERGLARTSMNWEVQFDGLRRLLSRVWTEYAQPVGTVLYVTENGAAYDDELVEIDGEKRVPDAERVDFLRGHLGAVLDAAESGVDVRGYFYWSLLDNFEWAWGYEKRFGIVRVDYDTQERVVKDSGREYSRIIAARAIDLDPAPSAV from the coding sequence ATGAGCACCACCGCCGAGCGCCCGTTCCCGTCGAACTTCCTGTTCGGCGCGGCGACGGCCGCCTTCCAGATCGAGGGCGCGGCCTTCGAAGACGGCCGACGGGCCTCGATCTGGGACACGTTCGCCCGCGTGCCGGGCGCCGTCATCAACGCCGACAACGGTGACGTCGCCTGCGACCACTACCACCTGTACCGCGACGACGTCGCACTGATGAAGGACATGGGCCTTCAGACGTACCGCTTCTCGACGTCGTGGTCGCGCGTGCGCCCCGACGGCGGAGCCGTCAACGCGCTGGGCCTGGACTTCTACAAGCGCCTGGTGGACGAACTCCTCGCCGCCGACATCCTGCCCTGGCTGACCCTGTACCACTGGGACCTTCCGCAGGCGCTGCAGGATCGCGGCGGATGGACGGTCCGCGACACGGCCGAGCGGTTCACGGAGTACGCCCTCACGATGCACGACGCCCTCGGTGACCGCGTCAACGTGTGGACGACGCTCAACGAGCCCTGGTGCTCGTCGTTCCTGAGCTACACGGCGGGACTCCACGCACCGGGGCACTACAGCATGCGCGAGGGGCTCCTGGCATCCCATCACCTGCTGCTCGGCCATGGGCAGGTCGTGCAGGAACTCCGCAGCCGCGACGCCTCCCTCGACCTCGGCATCACGCTCAACTTCACCGTTGCCGACCCCGCGGATCCGCAGAATCCCGCCGACGTCGACGCTGCGCGGCGCCTCGACGGCCAGCACAACCGCTGGTTCCTCGATCCCGTCTTCCGCGGGAGCTACCCGGCCGACATCGTGGAGGACTTCCGCGCGAAGGATGCCGCCGCCGTCGAGGCCTTCGAAGCGGCCGTCCTCCCGGGCGATCTCGACACGATCTCCGCGCACATCGATGCGCTCGGCGTGAACTACTACCACGGCGACCTCGTGAGCGCGGAGCCTCCCGCGAACCCGCCGAAGGGCGGCGACGCCCCGACCGATCGACGCGGAGAATCGCCCTTCCCTGCAGGATCGGGTCACCCGAACGAGCGGGGACTCGCTCGCACATCGATGAACTGGGAGGTGCAGTTCGACGGACTCCGGCGCCTGCTCTCCCGCGTGTGGACCGAGTACGCCCAGCCGGTCGGCACCGTCCTGTACGTGACGGAGAACGGCGCGGCGTACGACGACGAGCTCGTCGAGATCGACGGCGAGAAGCGGGTCCCGGATGCCGAGCGGGTCGACTTCCTGCGCGGACACCTGGGAGCGGTGCTGGATGCCGCCGAGTCGGGCGTCGACGTCCGCGGCTACTTCTACTGGTCGTTGCTCGACAACTTCGAGTGGGCGTGGGGATACGAGAAGCGGTTCGGTATCGTTCGAGTGGACTACGACACGCAGGAGCGGGTCGTCAAGGACAGCGGACGCGAGTACTCGCGCATCATCGCGGCGCGGGCGATCGACCTCGATCCCGCTCCCTCGGCGGTGTAG
- a CDS encoding carbohydrate ABC transporter permease — protein sequence MTSTVTRPTTSGPADRPTPERAPRVLSFGQKLSRWDVKVSPYLYISPFFILFAIVGLFPIVFTAIISFQEWDLVRNSGTFVGLDQYIWILNDPKFWTALRNTFSIFLLSTIPQLLLAIFIAAMLDRNIRAKTFWRMSVLLPYVMAPVAVALIFSNMFGDNHGLVNNILSNIGLEPIPWHKDPFWSHVAIATMVNFRWTGYNALILLAAMQAVPREYYEAATVDGANAFRQFISITLPSLRPTLIFVVITSTIGGLQIFDEPRMFDNTGQGGAAQQWLTITLYLYNIGWGEFNFGRAAALAWILFIIILVIGLLNLLITRRLVRDDGGRGVVRPRRRRKGVQS from the coding sequence GTGACATCGACTGTTACCCGCCCCACGACGTCCGGCCCGGCCGACCGGCCCACCCCCGAGCGCGCGCCCCGCGTGCTGTCCTTCGGGCAGAAGCTCAGCCGCTGGGACGTCAAGGTCTCGCCCTATCTCTACATCTCGCCGTTCTTCATCCTGTTCGCGATCGTCGGACTCTTCCCGATCGTGTTCACGGCGATCATCTCGTTCCAGGAATGGGACCTCGTCCGCAACTCCGGCACCTTCGTCGGGCTCGACCAGTACATCTGGATCCTCAACGACCCGAAGTTCTGGACGGCGCTGCGGAACACCTTCAGCATCTTCCTGCTCTCGACCATCCCGCAGCTGCTGCTGGCGATCTTCATCGCGGCGATGCTCGACCGCAACATCCGCGCGAAGACCTTCTGGCGCATGAGCGTGCTGCTGCCCTACGTCATGGCGCCCGTCGCGGTCGCCCTCATCTTCAGCAACATGTTCGGCGACAACCACGGACTCGTGAACAACATCCTGTCGAACATCGGACTCGAGCCCATTCCGTGGCACAAGGACCCGTTCTGGAGTCACGTCGCCATCGCGACGATGGTCAACTTCCGCTGGACCGGATACAACGCCCTCATCCTTCTCGCGGCGATGCAGGCTGTTCCCCGCGAGTACTACGAAGCGGCCACCGTCGACGGCGCCAATGCCTTCCGCCAGTTCATCAGCATCACGCTGCCGTCGCTGCGACCCACCCTCATCTTCGTCGTCATCACGTCGACGATCGGCGGGCTCCAGATCTTCGACGAGCCGCGGATGTTCGACAACACGGGTCAGGGTGGCGCGGCCCAGCAGTGGCTGACGATCACGCTGTACCTCTACAACATCGGTTGGGGCGAGTTCAACTTCGGCCGGGCCGCGGCCCTCGCGTGGATCCTTTTCATCATCATCCTCGTGATCGGCCTTCTCAATCTGCTCATCACCCGCCGTCTCGTGCGCGACGACGGCGGTCGCGGAGTCGTCCGTCCGCGTCGACGCCGGAAGGGAGTCCAGTCGTGA
- a CDS encoding ABC transporter substrate-binding protein encodes MNSRAFRKATVAVAALSATAIALAGCATGGGSGDASADPDGEITLTLATFNNFGYTDELLQEYMDENPNVKIVHNKAAESGDARANYFQKLGKEGLADVEAVEIDWFAEAMQYSDLLAEVPDSAKGRWLDWKEAGATDADGRLVGFGTDIGPQAICYRADLFEAAGLPSTPDEVATLFDGDWDNFFDIADQYKAATGKPMIDAANSVLQGIVNQMEYTYTEPDGTVIATENPEIEDAYNLVVERAVPNSAYSGQWSDDWNASMANGEFATMLCPGWMLGIISGNAPDVSGWEVANVFPGGGANWGGSYLTVPANGKNVDAALALADWLTAPEQQAKTFIEAGQFPSAIEAQSDPAVTDSTNEFFNNAPTGQIFAERSEAITVTPFKDANYFKYHDALQNAVNRVFDGTEDQTTSWNTWVAEVEAF; translated from the coding sequence GTGAATTCACGCGCCTTCAGAAAGGCCACGGTCGCGGTCGCGGCCCTCTCGGCCACGGCAATCGCCCTCGCCGGCTGCGCAACGGGGGGCGGGAGCGGCGACGCTTCCGCAGACCCCGACGGCGAGATCACCCTGACCCTCGCGACCTTCAACAACTTCGGCTACACGGACGAACTCCTCCAGGAGTACATGGACGAGAACCCGAACGTGAAGATCGTCCACAACAAGGCCGCGGAGTCGGGTGACGCGCGGGCCAACTACTTCCAGAAGCTCGGCAAGGAAGGCCTCGCCGACGTCGAGGCCGTCGAGATCGACTGGTTCGCCGAGGCGATGCAGTACTCCGACCTCCTCGCCGAAGTTCCCGACAGCGCGAAGGGCCGCTGGCTCGACTGGAAGGAAGCCGGCGCGACCGACGCGGACGGCCGTCTCGTGGGCTTCGGCACCGACATCGGCCCGCAGGCGATCTGCTACCGCGCCGACCTCTTCGAGGCCGCGGGCCTCCCGTCGACCCCCGACGAGGTCGCGACGCTGTTCGACGGCGATTGGGACAACTTCTTCGACATCGCCGATCAGTACAAGGCCGCCACGGGGAAGCCCATGATCGACGCGGCCAACTCGGTGCTCCAGGGCATCGTCAACCAGATGGAGTACACGTACACCGAGCCCGACGGCACCGTCATCGCGACGGAGAACCCCGAGATCGAGGACGCATACAACCTCGTCGTCGAGCGCGCGGTTCCCAACTCGGCCTACTCGGGCCAGTGGTCGGACGACTGGAACGCGTCGATGGCCAACGGCGAGTTCGCCACGATGCTCTGCCCGGGCTGGATGCTCGGCATCATCTCCGGCAACGCTCCCGACGTCTCGGGCTGGGAAGTCGCGAACGTCTTCCCCGGCGGTGGCGCCAACTGGGGCGGCTCGTACCTGACGGTCCCGGCGAACGGAAAGAACGTCGACGCGGCTCTTGCGCTCGCCGACTGGCTGACCGCTCCCGAGCAGCAGGCGAAGACCTTCATCGAGGCGGGTCAGTTCCCCAGCGCGATCGAAGCGCAGAGCGACCCGGCGGTCACGGACTCCACCAACGAGTTCTTCAACAACGCCCCGACCGGTCAGATCTTCGCCGAGCGGTCCGAGGCGATCACCGTCACCCCGTTCAAGGACGCGAACTACTTCAAGTACCACGACGCGCTCCAGAACGCAGTGAACCGCGTGTTCGACGGCACGGAAGACCAGACGACGTCCTGGAACACCTGGGTCGCCGAGGTCGAAGCCTTCTGA
- a CDS encoding LacI family DNA-binding transcriptional regulator: MDTVRGSVTIEEVAAAAGVSRSTVSRVVNGSTAVSPEALDSVKRAIAELNYVPNRAARSLASRQTHAIALIVPEDTTRFFGDPFFAAIVSGINARLSRSDYVLNLFIANDDPGDKTTSYVRSGAVDGAVIVSHHTSDTFIDRIAAAVPVVYGGRPVRERERDYYVDVDNARGAHDATVYLIERGRRRIATITGPVTMPAGVDRLQGFREALTAWGLTEVAAEDGNFTADGGASAMRRILDRGEMPDAIFVASDLMARGALNVLAAKGIRVPEDIAVIGFDDSPVATSVSPQLTTMRQPSFAQGERMASILLDLLAGQHPRHVTILETELIVRDSV, from the coding sequence ATGGACACGGTGCGGGGTTCCGTCACGATCGAAGAGGTCGCTGCGGCGGCGGGAGTCTCACGGTCGACGGTGTCGCGCGTCGTCAACGGGTCGACGGCGGTGAGTCCGGAGGCGCTCGACTCCGTCAAGCGCGCCATCGCCGAACTCAACTACGTGCCGAACCGCGCCGCGCGGTCGCTCGCGAGTCGTCAAACGCATGCGATCGCGCTCATCGTGCCCGAAGACACGACGCGCTTCTTCGGCGACCCCTTCTTCGCCGCGATCGTGTCGGGGATCAACGCGCGTCTGAGTCGCTCCGACTATGTGCTGAACCTCTTCATCGCGAACGACGATCCCGGTGACAAGACGACGAGCTATGTCCGCAGCGGCGCGGTGGACGGCGCCGTCATCGTGTCGCACCACACGAGCGACACCTTCATCGACCGGATCGCCGCGGCCGTTCCGGTCGTCTATGGCGGTCGTCCCGTGCGGGAGCGCGAACGCGACTATTACGTCGACGTCGACAACGCGCGGGGCGCGCACGATGCCACCGTCTATCTCATCGAGCGCGGTCGCCGACGGATCGCGACGATCACGGGGCCCGTCACGATGCCGGCGGGCGTCGACCGACTCCAGGGATTCCGCGAGGCGCTGACTGCTTGGGGGCTCACGGAGGTCGCTGCCGAGGACGGCAACTTCACGGCCGACGGCGGGGCCTCGGCCATGCGTCGCATCCTGGATCGCGGCGAGATGCCCGATGCGATCTTCGTCGCGAGCGACCTCATGGCGCGCGGCGCCCTCAACGTGCTCGCGGCGAAGGGCATCCGCGTGCCCGAGGACATCGCGGTCATCGGCTTCGACGACTCACCCGTCGCGACGTCGGTCTCACCGCAGCTCACGACGATGCGGCAGCCCTCGTTCGCGCAGGGCGAGCGGATGGCCAGCATCCTGCTCGATCTCCTGGCGGGCCAGCACCCCCGCCACGTCACGATCCTCGAGACCGAGCTCATCGTCCGCGACTCCGTCTGA
- a CDS encoding carbohydrate ABC transporter permease, translated as MSAVSTPPLAIVEENLPNDRRRRRGERTTRIRGVRAGFWVYMGLAVVIVSAIFPYYWSFLIGSGDASTINDPDMSWLPGGNFIDNALSVMNDPAVNFWLALWNSIFSSTVIAASVVVFSTLAGWAFAKLRFKGGKWLLAFVVATMAVPMQLGVVPLYILFADLGWTGTIGAVIVPALTSAFGVFWMTQYLSQTVPDELIEAARVDGASMLRTFWTVGVVAARPAAAMLFLFTFVGAWNQFFWPFIVLDRQSPTLPVALSLLQANYFVDYSVVLAGVLLATIPLLLLFVFAGKQLVSGIMAGAVKG; from the coding sequence GTGAGCGCTGTCAGCACGCCACCACTCGCGATCGTCGAGGAGAACCTCCCCAACGATCGGCGCCGCCGTCGCGGAGAACGCACGACCCGCATCCGCGGTGTGCGCGCCGGATTCTGGGTCTACATGGGCCTCGCGGTCGTCATCGTCTCGGCGATCTTCCCCTACTACTGGTCGTTCCTGATCGGGTCGGGGGATGCCTCGACCATCAACGACCCCGACATGTCATGGCTGCCCGGCGGCAACTTCATCGACAACGCCCTGTCGGTCATGAACGACCCCGCCGTCAACTTCTGGCTCGCGCTGTGGAACTCGATCTTCAGCTCGACGGTCATCGCGGCATCCGTCGTCGTGTTCTCGACACTCGCGGGCTGGGCCTTCGCGAAGCTGCGCTTCAAGGGCGGAAAGTGGCTGCTCGCGTTCGTCGTCGCGACGATGGCGGTGCCGATGCAGCTCGGTGTCGTGCCGCTCTACATCCTCTTCGCCGATCTCGGCTGGACGGGGACGATCGGGGCGGTCATCGTGCCGGCGCTCACGAGCGCTTTCGGGGTGTTCTGGATGACGCAGTACCTCAGCCAGACCGTGCCCGATGAGCTCATCGAGGCCGCGCGCGTCGATGGCGCGTCGATGCTCCGGACGTTCTGGACCGTCGGTGTCGTCGCGGCGCGTCCGGCAGCGGCGATGCTCTTCCTCTTCACGTTCGTCGGCGCCTGGAACCAGTTCTTCTGGCCGTTCATCGTGCTCGACCGACAGAGCCCGACACTCCCCGTTGCGCTGTCGCTCCTGCAGGCGAACTACTTCGTCGACTACTCGGTCGTTCTCGCGGGCGTGCTCCTCGCGACGATCCCGCTCCTGCTGCTTTTCGTCTTCGCAGGCAAGCAACTCGTGAGCGGCATCATGGCCGGCGCAGTGAAGGGCTGA
- a CDS encoding uracil-xanthine permease family protein, whose translation MPLWSLHGNGRTVEPGKVVAPGERLNWPATIAIGAQHVIAMFGATFLVPVLTGFPVSTTLLFSGIGTILFLLITRNKLPSYLGSSFAFIAPVTAATASAGMGSALAGIVAVGVLLAAVGFIVQFAGLGWIDRLMPPVVAGAIVALIGFNLAPVAWTNFQQQPTTATITLAAVVLFSVLFRGFLGRISIFLGVIVGYAAALIFQEVDFTAVAEAAWLGFPEFHIADFGKPGTWSAIAMFLPVVLVLIAENVGHVRGVATMTDPSANEHTGRALIADGAATTLAGFFGGSGTTTYGENIGVMAATRVYSTAAYWVAGIVAILLAMSPKIGAIFNSIPPGVLGGVTTALYGLIGIIGIKIWVDNRVDFSRPVNQYTGAVALVIAIAGFTMQWGDFQLGAIVVGSAAALLIYHLGNAIARWRRTGADDGGPIPAVGPLGGDPVG comes from the coding sequence ATGCCTCTGTGGTCCCTGCACGGCAACGGTCGGACCGTCGAACCCGGAAAAGTGGTCGCCCCGGGCGAACGCCTCAATTGGCCCGCGACGATCGCGATCGGCGCGCAGCACGTCATCGCGATGTTCGGGGCGACATTCCTCGTTCCCGTGCTCACGGGCTTCCCCGTGTCGACGACGCTGCTCTTCTCGGGCATCGGCACGATCCTGTTTCTGCTCATCACGCGCAACAAGCTCCCCTCGTACCTGGGATCGTCGTTCGCCTTCATCGCTCCGGTCACAGCGGCGACCGCCTCTGCGGGGATGGGTTCCGCCCTCGCGGGTATCGTCGCCGTCGGAGTGCTCCTCGCCGCGGTCGGATTCATCGTGCAGTTCGCGGGCCTCGGCTGGATCGATCGCCTCATGCCACCCGTCGTCGCGGGCGCGATCGTCGCGCTCATCGGCTTCAACCTCGCCCCCGTCGCGTGGACGAACTTCCAGCAGCAGCCGACGACGGCGACGATCACGCTCGCGGCTGTCGTGCTGTTCAGCGTCCTGTTCCGCGGGTTCCTCGGCCGCATCTCGATCTTCCTCGGCGTCATCGTCGGCTACGCGGCGGCGCTGATCTTCCAGGAGGTCGACTTCACGGCAGTCGCCGAGGCCGCATGGCTGGGCTTCCCCGAGTTCCACATCGCCGACTTCGGTAAGCCCGGCACATGGTCGGCGATCGCGATGTTCCTGCCCGTCGTGCTCGTGCTCATCGCCGAGAACGTCGGTCACGTGCGCGGCGTCGCGACGATGACGGATCCGTCGGCCAACGAGCACACGGGACGCGCGCTCATCGCCGACGGCGCCGCGACGACCCTCGCGGGGTTCTTCGGCGGTTCGGGCACGACGACCTACGGCGAGAACATCGGCGTCATGGCGGCGACGCGCGTCTACTCGACGGCGGCGTACTGGGTCGCGGGCATCGTGGCGATCCTCCTCGCGATGTCGCCGAAGATCGGGGCGATCTTCAATTCGATCCCGCCGGGCGTGCTCGGCGGTGTCACGACGGCGCTCTACGGGCTCATCGGCATCATCGGCATCAAGATCTGGGTCGACAACCGGGTGGACTTCTCACGCCCCGTCAACCAGTACACGGGCGCCGTCGCGCTCGTCATCGCGATCGCCGGATTCACGATGCAGTGGGGCGACTTCCAACTCGGCGCGATCGTCGTCGGCTCGGCCGCCGCGCTCCTCATCTACCACCTCGGCAACGCGATCGCGCGGTGGCGCCGCACGGGCGCCGATGACGGCGGACCGATCCCCGCCGTCGGCCCCCTGGGCGGCGACCCCGTCGGCTGA
- a CDS encoding ABC transporter ATP-binding protein, translating into MAAPSNDAALQVTGLHKRFGEKVAVDGISLTVPTGSFYGLVGPNGAGKTTTLSMATGLLVPDAGQATVHGVDVWREPVKAKAMLGNLADGVKLFDRLTGEQVVTYNGLLFGLPQEEVARRTQDLLALLDMTDAAGTMVVDYSAGMTKKIALACALVHAPRLLVLDEPFESVDPVSAANIQDILVGYVRSGGTVIVSSHSMDLVQRMCDHVAIIGAGKLLVAGTVDEVRAGQSLQDRFVDLVGGRRHTEGPEWLRHS; encoded by the coding sequence ATGGCCGCCCCCAGCAACGATGCCGCCCTCCAGGTGACCGGACTCCATAAGCGCTTCGGTGAGAAGGTCGCCGTCGACGGCATCAGCCTCACGGTTCCCACGGGCTCCTTCTACGGTCTCGTCGGCCCCAACGGGGCGGGGAAGACGACGACGCTCTCGATGGCGACGGGGCTTCTCGTGCCCGACGCCGGGCAGGCGACCGTGCACGGCGTCGACGTGTGGCGCGAGCCCGTCAAGGCGAAGGCGATGCTCGGCAACCTCGCCGACGGCGTCAAGCTCTTCGACCGCCTGACGGGCGAGCAGGTCGTGACGTACAACGGCCTCCTCTTCGGGTTGCCCCAGGAGGAGGTCGCGCGTCGCACGCAGGACCTCCTCGCGCTCCTGGACATGACGGATGCCGCGGGCACGATGGTCGTCGACTACTCGGCCGGCATGACGAAGAAGATCGCGCTGGCATGTGCGCTCGTGCACGCACCACGCCTTCTCGTGCTGGACGAGCCCTTCGAGTCGGTCGACCCCGTCTCGGCGGCGAACATCCAGGACATCCTCGTCGGCTACGTGCGCTCGGGTGGGACCGTCATCGTCTCGAGCCACTCGATGGACCTCGTGCAGCGCATGTGCGATCACGTCGCGATCATCGGCGCGGGCAAGCTCCTCGTCGCCGGAACAGTCGACGAGGTCCGTGCCGGGCAGTCGCTCCAGGACCGCTTCGTCGACCTCGTCGGAGGCCGCCGCCACACGGAAGGGCCGGAATGGTTGCGACACTCCTGA